The Priestia megaterium NBRC 15308 = ATCC 14581 region ACCGCTTTTCAATTTCCATTTCAATGCGTTCAATTTCTGACTGATCTTTTAACAGCTGCGTTTTATTTTCTTGCACTAACTCTTCAAATGAACGTTTGCGCAATTTTCTCATGATCACAACACCTACTTTATGTAATTTTTATGAAAAATCTGAAAAATCTAAAGAAACTGATATCGTATAACTATCTATATTGTAACCAATTTGTCAGATAAGTAAACATACTTTTTTTGAAAAGTTGTAAGAAAGTTTGACATGTTTACTGACCTATCTATATATACGATGATAAAGTAAATAAGTTTCATGTTTAATAAAACAAGCAGCGAAGTTAATTCGCTGCTTGTTGAGCAAAGTTTTCCATTTGTTTAAGCGTCATTGGACCATTCACTCGTTGAACAATTTTCCCTTCTTCATCTATAAAGTAAGATGTCGGAATGGTGGAGACTCGATATTTTTTACTTCCTACACTATCTTGGTCGTCCAATAATACACGAAACGTAAACTGTTTTTCTTTAAGAAATTTAGATACTGCCTGTTTACTGCCTTCCGACGAAGTTAAATTAACCGCAAGCAGCTGTACATCGTTTCCATATTTCTCATAAAACGCTTGCATATCGGGCATTTCTTTTTGACACGGCGGACACCATGTTGCCCAAAAGTTTAAAATGACTTTTTTTCCTTTAAAATCCGATAATTGAACGGATTTCCCGCTCGTATCTGACAGTGTAAACGGAGGCGCTGTATCTTTTGGTTCCAACCCATAAGCTTGACCCGAAGCCTGACGAGCACTATCGCCTTTTTTGATATTTAAATCCTTGTATTCGCTTAAGTTAGAATTATCGGATGCTTCATTTGGAGAAAGCCCTTGCCAAAGGGCGTAGCTAAGAAAGCCTACTAGAAGCAAGACCGCAATTATTTTTTTAACCATATGATCGGCTCCTTTATTTCTTCTAAAAAGTGATAATCTATGTACTAATAGATATGTGCAATATCTACTAAAATAATCCTTTTATAGGGCATTTTCTTTTATAATATAGCATATTCCCCTCTCACTTTTTGTCGAAAACAGTGCGTTTGCATAAAAAAAGAGCGGCTCACGAGAACCGCTCTTTTTCTTTATAACTTACGCATGTGTTTTAGACTGTAATTTATCACGAAGCACCATTTGAAGGATACCACCGTGGCGATAGTAATCAATTTCAACTTCACTATCGAAACGAACCAGTACTTCAAATTCTTTTTTGTTTCCAGCTTCATCAGTTGCTGTTACTTTTATAAAATCACGTGGTTTTACTGTTTCATCAACTGCTACTGCAATTGTTTCTTTTCCAGTTAAACCTAATGTATCCGCGCTTTCACCATCTTTAAATTGAAGAGGTAAAACACCCATTAATACTAGGTTTGAACGGTGAATACGCTCGAAGCTTTCAGCGATTACTGTTTTAATACCTAAA contains the following coding sequences:
- a CDS encoding TlpA disulfide reductase family protein yields the protein MVKKIIAVLLLVGFLSYALWQGLSPNEASDNSNLSEYKDLNIKKGDSARQASGQAYGLEPKDTAPPFTLSDTSGKSVQLSDFKGKKVILNFWATWCPPCQKEMPDMQAFYEKYGNDVQLLAVNLTSSEGSKQAVSKFLKEKQFTFRVLLDDQDSVGSKKYRVSTIPTSYFIDEEGKIVQRVNGPMTLKQMENFAQQAAN
- a CDS encoding FbpB family small basic protein — its product is MRKLRKRSFEELVQENKTQLLKDQSEIERIEMEIEKRLEDRMLERAE